ATGTGTAGTCTTGGCCTGCTAAGCCAGAATCTTATTAGTCAGAAGGGAAAAGGGAGGctaagaaagagaagaaataaggtggagAAAAGGAGACAGGAGTGGGGGAGATTAGGGTTGACCGTCTCACATCCTGGGTGGCATTTGGAAGTTAGCTGGAGACAGTGGAGGTGACGGTGTCATCTGAGTCCCTCTCTTTTGGGCCTGGTGTGGTCAGGACAGTGAAAGCCCAGTGGTATGACAGTAACTCCTGGAGTTCCAGGAGATAGTgggagtggcagccatgatgatAAAGCtcgctccttccccttctctcgtCTTTGTCAGTCAGCGTCTACATCCCTCACGTCCCCATGTCTCTTTTTGAGGACACCAGAAGGAATCAGAGGATGGGCTATTCCATCcactcattattttgttcaccaattaggcctaatttccaagaCTGACAACTTTGGTCCATTGGTTTCATGTTTACCAAGTATGAATTTAACGCAGAGCTTGAGTTATATTAGTAGACCTTTTTGTTGAGAGTAACTCAGTCTGTTGGTCTCCCTTTTACATCTTTTACCCTCAAAATTCATTTGTTAGGCTGTTTTGACATGTTCTGAATTTTTATCCACTTTCTCACCGTTACTCACAGCCGGGGTAGGCTTACTAGACCCCAGTTATCACTACAATCATAACTCAAAAAATGCTATATAGATTTCAGTTCCCTGTTGTTTGTGAAATGTCTTTATTTCTAGAGATTCAGCCCAGAGCATTTTTTTTACAGCTAAACTGTAAACTTCTGAAAAGGagggtttatttacagtaaaaaGCTGATAGACCTGAAAACAGCTGTGTAACACCACTATTACAaaattgtaaagttctttggaCAGAGATGAGAACAGACAAGTTTACTTAAAAACAGAAGGGGTTAACCAAACTAATGATTGTTTATTATGTGATTTTGTTATAGGTTTATATCTTTTACTTTATCTTTTTAGGTAACAAAGTCAATGGCAGGCGTAGTTAAATCTATGGATGCTACATTGAAGAGCATGAACCTGGAAAAGGTAGACATACATTTAATTTGGAATTCAGAGGTATAAACTCAGTTTTATACTTTTGCTCTGACAGTATTTGTTTATCTTCAGATATCTGCCTTAATGGACAAATTTGAGCATCAGTTTGAAACACTGGATGTTCAGACGGCACAGATGGAAGACACAATGAGTAATACTACTACGTTAACAACACCACAAGTAAGAATAACTGATATTGCAGCAAGTAAAATACCATGTTACTCAACTGTACACAGACATTATCACTTTCTCTTCTATACCTTCTGCATTTTGAAAGATATAACAGGAGTAGGGGCATTCTCAGTTTAACTTGAGAAATATTTGTGCTACCTTGTGAGCAAAAGAATAGTTTGAGCTGCTAAATGCTCCGATACAAaatgtacatagaatcatagaatatcagggttggaagggacctcaggaggtcatctagtccaaccccctgctcaaagcaggaccaatccccaattaaatcatcccaaccagggctttgtcaagcctgaccttaaaaacttctaaagaaggagattctaccacctccctaggtaacgcattccagtgtttcaccaccctcctagtgaaaaagtttttcctaatatccaacctaaacctcccccactgcaacttgagaccattactccttgtcctgtcctcatctaccactgagaatagtctggaaccacctctcaggtagttgaaagcagctatcaaatcccccctcattcttctcttctgcagactaaacaatcccagttccctcagcctctcctcataagtcatgtgttccagacccctaatcatttttgttgcccttcgctggactctctccaatttatccacatccttcttgtagtgtggggcccaaaactggacacagtactccagatgaggcctcaccaatgtcgaatagagggggacgatcacgtccctcaatctgctggctatgcccctacttatacatcccaaaatgccattggccttcttggcaacaagggcacactgctgactcatatccagcttctcgtccactgtcacccctaggtccttttccgcagaactgctgcctagccattcggtccctagtctgtagctgtgcattgggttcttccgtcctaagtgcaggacgctgcacttatccttattgaacctcatcagatttcttttggcccaatcctccaatttgtctaggtccctctgtatcctatccctgccctccagcgtatctaccactcctcccagtttagtatcatccgcaaatttgctgagaatgcaatccacactatcctccagatcatttatgaagatattgaacaaaaccggccccaggaccgacccctggggcactccacttgacaccggctgccaattagacatggagccattgatcactacccgttgagcccgacaatctagccaactttctacccaccttatagtgcattcatccagcccatacttctttaacttgctgacaagaatactgtgggagaccgtgtcaaaagctttgctaaagtcaagaaacaatacatccactgctttcccttcatacATGGTATATATACTGTCTCAAGCTCCCCTTTTACAACTAATGTGTTTGAGTGGTGGTATAGCATGACATTTTTTGCCTTTCCTTTGAAATTTATGGAACTTTTGACTaacttttaataaacatttttagTCAAACATACCGATATCAGCTATATCACAATTAAAAAAGCATGGTTCCAAAAGAGTAAAATAGTTTTTGTTTGAAGGATTATATAAAGAAGTCTGCTGTGGGGGAAGATGCTTCCTGTGCCCTGATGAAGGAATTATTTCATAATTTGTCATGACTATAGTAACATTTCTGTAGTTGTGATATTCAAGTAGATGTGATTTGTCCAGTCAAGGTTAGACTTAATCATATTTGGAAATATTACAGATCAGTAATTGAACTTGGAGAGCTGATATGCATGGCAGCCGTTGTATGAGATGTGCTCCTTGTATTCTGAATTCCTGTAGCTCCCTCTAGTGGTGCAGACTATAAATGTTCAAAATCCACAGATGCTCCTTTCTAAATCAGTTTTATTAAGACAGTAGAATTTTTGCTCATTACAAATGATACTGTTAATCTTATATTAAATACAATAACAGAAACTGATTCAGTTTTGATTTCCTGTTTTAGAACCAAGTGGATACGCTTCTACAGGAAATGGCAGATGAAGCAGGGTGagtatataatataaaaaatattgaaaagtagTAATATTTGTGTATCTTAAGGGAAATCGCATCTGGCTCTTACActtgattttaattaaattaactaTCAGATTTCCCTCACTACAAATGTGCTAGTCTTGTGGAACTAAATAATCCAGTGGCTGTATATATGCTGAGCTTTCACCTCTAGATATCATGGCTCAAATCTTCATGAGTGAAAATGGATTGAGATTATAAACCACCACGTGGTTTTGGCATGATTATTTATGCTAAAGTCTAGAACTAGAACAGCTAATTTCTGTCATAAAATCACTTTACAGAAATGGACCGTGCTGAGATAGTTAAACCTCTTCATACATGCATGAAGTGCACCCTAGATAGGTTTAACTATCTCAGCATGATCCATTTCTTTATAGTGATCTTACAATAGAAATGAGTGAGAGCAAGGCTACATAACATTTTAAAGTACAAATGTTTAACACTATTGTGCTGTCAGCCTTTAAAAAGGCAGTGAGGGGCATCTGGTTTAATACTAAAAAATGTTTGAGCCCAGGATAGTGCAAGTAGGTGATCAGTCAATTCTGCTTTTTTATATACTGTATATCTAGTTTGTTTAATTTGAGTTGATAGAATTGCCagtgatagcaggggactggacttgatgacccaggaggtcccttccagtcctttgtcCTGTGTTCCCCTTACACCCCTTTCATGCCTTCTTTGTAAGGCAGGAGCTGGTGTTACTGCTTTGTTGCCATAATTCCACTGCCCCATGAGCACGAAAACAATGTCCCTGCTGCTGGACTGGGCTTTGCTGGGGATAAGGGAGGGATGGAGAATTAGTGCACCATACTACTACTGGGTTACCTTTATTTGACAGATTTTGTATTAAAACTGTGATGTTAGAATTTGATACCTTATCACCAGTCTGAGCCCTGCTTAATCCATTGGTACTATCCAAAAGCATCCCCAGTAAACAGAAATTTTGTTAATTGTCCCAGAAATTATTGCTGTTAACTGTTAGACAATCTCTTTGCTTGGTGATCACCCCGCTTTCCTGATCAAGCTTGGCTAATTAACTGGAGTACAAAGTATCAGGTTGTATTTGAGACACTGATGGCCACACACTATATAGAACACTATTTGTCAATTAATGTGCACCCTGCTGCGGTCTGttgctatatttatttttgtgatatatatatttgtctgtttttaattGTAGCCTTGATCTGAACATGGAACTACCCCAGGGGCAAACTGGTTCTGTTGGCACAAGTGTTGCTTCAGCAGAGCAGGTAAATATTGCTTTGTAATTTTTCTAATCATATGTCATGTTTATGTAGAAGGGTTACTATTGTATGTGatatttaaaattgaaatttatttGCAAACTTCCAGGACCATATaataaattagttttatttttatcaaaataaatgCAGTGTGTAATTAAAACAAGGTTTACTTGCAGGCATAAGGTGTTTGTGTTTCAATGAGTCTACAAGTTGTGCACATACTTTAACTTTTCCCCTGTTCACTAACTGGGGCATCCAGTGTATATACTGGGTCAGGTCCTCTTCTCTTGCTAAGGTCCCCTACGTTTCTGAAGTAGGGCAAAGGGGCCTTAAATTAGCTCTGAATGAGCAGCTCAGGATTCCTCTGTTCCTGCGCAAATCCTCAGCAGAGGTAAAACTGGCATAGCTGTTAACACCCCTTGCTCTGGTGGAGGAAGATTTGAGGGGCTTAGCTTTTAGAGTAATGTGCTTCAGTGATCCTGCATTGGTGAATGATCCTTTAGGGCAAAGTATGTTAGATGGCAGTTCCAGCTTGCACTAAGGTCTGATTTGGCCATTGGCTGGTTCTGGGAATGGCAGAGGTACAAGGTGGTGTAGAGCCACCATTCTACTTCAACTTCTCATCCATGTTGAGCTTGGTTCATTTGAGGATGCAACCAAATGACTCAGTTACAGTGGAGTCAATTAACACTTGTCTCCTAGAAATGCAAATTCTTATCTGGCTCTTGCTTCTATCTTATTTactgttgtgtttgtggtgtgacCTTGGATAGTACAAGTCTTTgcatttatcttttattttaaaactaatacaTACTAATGAATATAACTTTTTATTCTGACGTTCTGCAGGATGAACTGTCACAGAGACTGGCCCGCCTACGTGATCAAGTTTAACTTAAGTAGTCAAAGCTGCGGATCTCTGTATATGTTTCCAAAGTATTCACTATGTATACCTCTTACGCTGTATGCAGTATCCCCTGGATgtctaaatatttgtattatatgATACTTCACTTTTGGCTTGCTGTCCTTTCTAAATACATTAAGAAATTCAAAGGTATCACAGCCCTTTAATGTTTTTCTAGGTCTGTACAGTACATTTTGAAGTTGGGGGTATATTTTTGCAATTATCTTTTCACAGAACCAAGCTAAAATTCTAAGTCAACTAATAATGTTGGCTCATTCTAGTTGAAGGAAAAGCTGAACACTAATAACAtgatatataatattttaaattataaagtgGGTTTTTTAGATTATGAAAAACATGTACAGTTGGGGAACTGATGCATGCAATTCAGATGATGGTTGCAGTTGACTTGCTTATACAGCAAAATTCATGGAATACACAGATGGACGTGTTGTCTTTGTTAATAAGCATATTAAAACATATAGTCGGACTTGAATCTGGTTTTATGGTCTTTTAAAACGACATTACTTGCAGAGCAACTTAATGGGCCGGTTAAAAATTCGCTACCAAAAGCTGTTTTCACCTAACTGGGAACTTGTATAGTACCGTCACTTCAGTATGGGaggaatacaatttatttttcaatatttttgtctAGATTGTTTGATATATGTATATTAGTCCAGCAAAGTGACTTCATATTATGTTGAGTAAAGCAtgcatgttaaaatatttttgaactgtCATCCTTGTATTCTGTAAGAATATAGACTGCATTTTGCAGATGTAACACCAACACACTTTGTACTGTTTTTGCTATGATAGGTGATAGCCTATTTTAGACTTTACTATCCACTTCAAAAGTAAACCAATTCAAATATTTTCTTGCTTACTATGAACTTCAATCTAATGTTGTCAGAAGTATCAAACTCTTCATGCAGTCCTAATTCACAGAAATAATTAGAAAAATTTCTAGTTAGAACTACCTGTGATGTTATGAAAAACAATGATTTATGCCAAAAAATTActcttcagatttttttaaaaaaacctctgtaCTTAGGCTCCTAATGACTTTATAGCTTCTTTTGTTGTAGTGACACCTCTTCATTACAATAAGCTATAGTGAGGTTTATTCCATTTTTAGAAGTAGTTTTTTACTGACAGACGTGCAGGGTGTCACATAGCTGTGGTCTTTCTAATGTTGCAAAAATCTTTATATAATTCAAACAGGATTTCTCTGTAAATATATAAGTATATAAACCCACCCTGAAAACCCAATCCATTTATGAAATTGTTCAAATAACAAAGGTATTCCAAGTACAGTTAGAGGCTTTCACAAGAGGATACATAACTGAGCATTCAGTGTTCATACAAAATATCCTTCACTGAGAATAAGGTTATATTTCAGTGAAGAATAGTTAAGTCTGCATGCAATAAGGTAAACTGCTCTTGGTCAAAGCAACAATCTTGGATCCATAGGTTTCTTGGGATGTACTTGCTAAAACACTGAAAGTTTACTGACTTTGAGATAGTCCACCAAGTGGTATTTTCATCTTATTAAAACAGTCCTCTTAGTCATCTATATAAAGTACAGTTTATAGTCCTAGGTTGTTGATGTAGAGATCAAAGCAGGGAAAAATCATTCCTGGAATATGGATTGATCTTTATTTTCCATGAATAAATTATTTTGACTGTCTAATGGTTATCAATTTTGATGTGTATCACTTGCTGTAATGTTAATGCATTGTATATATTTATCAAACTGTGAATGCCTCCAATTTGAATAATTAAAATAGGAAACAGATGGTTTttaatctgttagcctttaactTTATTTGCTACTTTCAGtaatgaaataatttttctttttaaaatatcccaGAGAGATTGGAAAATGAGGAGTGacctttaacatttttattcttaTGCATTCCTACTAAACATGTAAACATCTTCTCCTCCAACAAAGTTGTAGGAACTAAAGATCCGGTTTGTGTGGACAGGAGTTGGATAATGCAATATGGAGACTCTTCCCTCTCAGGTCTATAATGACCAAACATCATTATTTGATGGCTGTTTTTCCATTAATGCAAAATGACTTGGTGAGCTCAGTGCAGCTTTTCATTGAACTATCCATGTGTTCACAAAAAATTTAGCACCATGGGCATTAATTGGCAGTCTCAAAAAGGCCCCTAACTGTTTATGCTGGACTATTATCATTCATAAAAGCGACCCCTTCAGAAAAAATTTCCTGGCATGCTAGGCGCTGCACTGCAGCTCCATGTGTTCTAACTGTTCTGCCTCTAAACAGAGGAATTAGGTCTTTAAATCTgttaatctggcacctttcatcagCATGAAATTAACTTCAGGGATTAGAAACTGTATTGGCTTTCTGAGTGTTTTTTGCAGTGGGCGCATTTACCAATTTATCAAACAACATCAGTTTAGTGTGAAATAATGTCAAGGCTGAATGTCAATAGCAGTCTGGCTGCTCTTTTTTGAACTACACTAGGACTAATCgttttattaaacaaaatgtcttgaaAATCTGTGTTTTGGAAGACATTGTCTCATCTTTCACATAACCGTTTACAGAACATATGAAAATGTTCTATTAGACTTGCACTGTTACCTCTCCTTGTCCTCCTCATTCAAAGAAAGctgctttgaaaattaaaatagcCTTGAAAGTATATTGGAGATAACTGTGTATCTGGGAGGAATTAAAACAGTTCATAAGTCCCAAACAAGATATTGACAGCTGAACACAAGGTACATTATATCTAAATTCTTACACTGTGTCCATCATGTCTGTGGATGAGCAGAATAACATTGTAGGAAAGACTAATCAAAATGGGCTAAATAGATTTTTCAGTTTCTTCGGAATGACATTTTAAATCAGTTACATTTATCAGCTGCTCAGTAGTTGGTTTGGATCCCTGGAATCAGTCAGTTCTTCACCCTATTCTGCCTGCATTAAACCCCACTATTAAATCTCTTCAGTCTGTTGTTGATAAACTCTTGCTGGCTGCCTGGCTTTTCTTAAGTTAGCCAGGAAGCAAGTAACACGTTCTCTGATTTCGCTATTTGAACATGTTGCATTTTACCTTGTGAAGTGAATGTGTTTAGCTTTCTGTAGCTTTTTCAAAAATGGATGAAGAAATGATTGTAACTACAGGTAGCAaccaattaaatatttttcttttgctagCATGAACATGTTTATGGCTCTCAAGTCCTCCAAAGAGCTGTGCTAACCAACCTTTCCAAAATGCTTAGCAGAGTCTTCCccatgtcacttttttttttattcaaagcaATTCATAATAGGTAAGTAGATCTGAGGGATGATTTAGATCACCATTTAGCATTGGTGCTGCTGAATTGTGGCCGCATTGTATGAAGTGGCCATGCTTTGTTGATTTGAGCAGCAAGTGTGTATTTTCAATGCGTAGAAtgaaatccttgccccactgACCTTAATGTCAAAACTTCATTCACGTTAGTGGGGTCATGATTTCAGCCCTGCCTTGTATTTAGCATCTTCGGTGTACAGATGTTCTGCCCTGTGTTGGGAAAATGGCATTATTCCTTATCTCCTAGTAAGCACAAGTGCATGTGTATATGACACGGGATTTGGATCCAGAAATGTTTAGCACTGTGGATTTTCTATTTCTAATGGGTCCCTGGAAGTGCTTAAAACTGAATGTTAATGAATTTAAGTTAAAGCAAGGTGGGTTTTTTCCATATTATGGAATTAGGCTTATTTATTGAGGTTTTTATAGAGGTTCAGTATATTTTGGTGCTGTTTTGCATGGGAGACTCAAATATCCAATAAAAGGTCTTTCATTTCTGTTCCAAGTAAGAATTTATAGTGGGAGCATGTAGTGGGAACAAACTTGGGCTGATCTTCATAGTTGGGGGGAGTGGATGACAATGCATTCAGCCTATTTCAGATCACAAAAGAATCTTCTGCCAGTGGAATAAATTCATCATCAAGTGTTCCAGGAGAATGGATTGTGGATCCTGATTGTGGATTGTAACCAGAGATAGGTGCCACCCTGCAGTCCAGACTCAGACACCAAACTTTTTAAGAGGGGCAGGTTTCAGGACACATCCctcattggcatctcccattggctaagtTAGGTTGTTCCACacttagcatgctggcttttgtggatcacattcttaggcacatgtctcttcccattcattgtaaATGGAGCCTATGCGCCTAACTCAGCTTTTATGGATCCCATTGTTGCTCCAGTGATTTTTCTAGGGTCTAAAAGTTAGGTGGTGGTGTGCTGGGCATTGTATGTCCCTTTGTATATCTGGGGTCTTCTAATTTAtgcttgatttatttattttttaagcgTCCGACACATCAATGTTTTTGTCTGATCATATTTATAAACATCCAATGTACCCCCAAGCTGCAGTGGGGTAAAATTATGTTAGGCATGGATATTGTGTTGGGTTAGATGTAGATATTGTATGTGTGGTGATCAGTACAGCCAGAAGATAGTGGGATTTGTTCAATAGAGAGCACAATTACATGGAAAACTGAAGCTGAAATTTTACGAGAGAGACAGATGATTGTACCTCTGCcacatttcattttgatgctgacatttaaaaaaaaaatcgcaaTTTGCAATAACTGGGAGTAGAAAATAGTATTAAATGTCAGTAGCACAACAAACATGCCCCAAGCCTTACAATTTTATTCACTGTAGCTTGTCTCAGCATATGTATGTAGACAAATTTCATCATGTCATGAATATCCTTAAGTATTTGTTTCTCCTCTCAGAAAAGAATTTGGAAATCAAGCTCTTCTGGATCTCAATGTAAGAACTGAAGGAGTTAAGTAGGTGTCGTTCCAAAAGGCATGGTGCTCACATTTGAGGGATTACTGATGAatgattaaacataaaaaatgaaaactaacATCATAGAGTTTAAACATTTCTCATAATAAATTATGATGCTTTGATCAGGTGATTAATACTTCATCATTCTGGACTGAATTGTGCTTTTAATGTTTCCATTGTTTTTAGAACCTCCTCATAAGACAGAAGGGGAGATAATTGCTATTGATTTTTGTCCTCCATATGAAAGCcattgggggtgtgggggggtctgtcTGCAAAGCAatttggcttttattttaacttttctttcctttgttgcTTACGTACCAGTAGAGGGAGCCTAAGGTTTTGATTTTTGCATGGGTCCTACGCAAATGGTTATGTCAAACTAAAGACACGTGGTTCAGAGTGCATTGTCCACCAGTTTCTTACCAATTAAAGCTACTGTACATCAACTCTGGGCCATAACCTACTTGATAGTATCAAAGTTAAACAGGCAGTTACACTTTTTACTATTCTTTCTTCAATTAACACCAAAatattatacaaaatacaaactgCAAATATGTTGCATAATACTTTAagtaatatgtatttatttaaaatgtat
This DNA window, taken from Caretta caretta isolate rCarCar2 chromosome 9, rCarCar1.hap1, whole genome shotgun sequence, encodes the following:
- the CHMP1B gene encoding charged multivesicular body protein 1b codes for the protein MSSMEKHLFNLKFAAKELSRNAKKCDKEEKIEKAKIKKAIQKGNTEVARIHAENAIRQKNQAINFLRMSARVDAVAARVQTAVTMGKVTKSMAGVVKSMDATLKSMNLEKISALMDKFEHQFETLDVQTAQMEDTMSNTTTLTTPQNQVDTLLQEMADEAGLDLNMELPQGQTGSVGTSVASAEQDELSQRLARLRDQV